Within the Bremerella sp. JC817 genome, the region CACTGTGATGCACCAGTTCGATCAGACGTTGGTTGATGTCGCGATTCATGCGTCCTCTCCTGTGGCGGCGAGTCGCATCTGGACACATTGGGCCAGCTTGCGGCGAATGGTTGCCAACTGATTGTAAAGGGTCTGGGCCGAACGACCTGAGGCGGCGGCCAACTCGGCGGTGGTCATCGCACCGCTATAGGCTTTCCAGACTAACTGCTGTTGATGCTCGGTCAGCTTCTTCACGCATTGTCGCAGCGCAGCCAGGTGATCGGCACCTTTGGAAAGATCTTCTTGCCGCTTTTCCGCCAACAAATCGAGTAACGATTCGCTGAACTGAAGCCGGTCGCGTTGGGTAGTGCGAAGGAAGTTTTTCACTTCGTAAAATGCCACCCCGCAGGCCCACGATAAGAAATCTCGTTGTTGATCGAATGTATCGAACTTCTTCCACAGCAAAATGCTGCACCGCTGAAACACATCGTCCGCATCGGCATGGTGGGGCAGCAGCGAATAAATGTACGCGTGCAGCCGATCGCAGTCCGCCGAGAAATAGGCGAGGAAGTCCGCATATCGCTCGTCTTGAGCGACATCTTCCAGAGGAGTGCGTTCTGATGGTTCGTGCGGCATGTTTGGGCGGGGAATCGTGGGAAGGAAAAGGCCGGCAAAGCGGAAGTCTTCACCGGCTCTCTACTTAAGATCGTACGCTGGGACCTCAGTTTACTACGGGATTCTCCTCGAAAATGTGGGAAAAAGGGGGCAGCCTAGCGCCTTGCCGTCAGGCTGCCCCGCGAAGGCCGTTATCGGGCCTCCAACCGAATTACGAAGTCGTTCTCCCCCGGGCCCACGTTGAACTTGAGTCCGGACGTTTCGTAATTGCGGTATTTCGTAGGAAATGACTTGGTCTTCATGGGACGCTGGCCATCTCCGATCGCAGGCAAGAATAAGAGGGCTTCATGCTCGCCAAGAATGGCGCCGTCCCCCTCTTCGAAGGTTGTCAATTGAAAGCTTCCGTCCGACTGGATCTGGCCAAAGGCTTTCACCTCTTCGCCTTTGTCCGAGACGGTGCGGAACTTAATGACGCCAGTGTCGGCGGGGGAGCCATCGGAAAGCAATACTTTGCCGGTAACAGGCTGGATTTCACTGCTACTCCCGCAGCCAAGCGTCAGGATGCCAGCGGAGAGCAGTAGCAATTTGAAAAGTGTGGGGTTTCGCATCGCTGAGAACTCTTACGTGGAATGTGAGAATTAGAACGAGACGTCGATGACCTGACCATCTTCACGATTGGCCAGTCGGCCAAGATTCGTTTCGTCGATGTTCACTTGGATCGATTGAACGCTCGCGTCTCCCATCACAAAGTTCACGATGCCTGGGTGGAAGCTACCAAATACAAGGTGCTCGACCCCGCCCACGTTGTCGCGTTTGTGCTGGGCCAAGGGATAGTCGGTCCCAGCCGCACGCATCGTGGTATAGGCCCAGCCACTGAGAATCGGACCATCGTGCCCGGTGTTTTCGTTACGCAGCTTGTCGTTATGAATGTGGCGTTCACCGATCATGATGGTGTTCGACAAGCCATCGGTGACCGAGGCGAAGTTGGTCTGCGTTTCGTAGGCATTTTGATCACCCTTCGCTACGACGATCATCCCTTTCTCGCGGCCGACCTGGCGGATGATCGAGTTGTCGCCGCTGGGACCGCAGACGCTGGCGTAGTCCCAGACCGCGCCATTGTCGACGTTGATGGCTTGGACTTCGGTGGTCTGGTCGCCAGGGGAATGGCGGCTGGGGCAAACATAGCCTGAGATGCTGGCCTGTTGAACGACGGTGGTCTGGTCTTTGTAGCGGACCTTCAAGTCGATTTGATCGTACAGGCTCGTTTGTTCCATGAACGGCAGAATGACCGCGGACCAGCCAAGGTATTCGTACTTGATACGAGATGGTGGCAACTCGCCGAACGTATCGTGGAAGTTATGGACGGCGAGACCGATTTGTTTCAGGTTGTTGGTGCATTGCGAACGGCGAGCCGCTTCGCGAGCCTGTTGCACGGCCGGCAAGAGCAGAGCAATCAATACACCAATGATGGCAATCACAACAAGAAGTTCGACGAGCGTGAAGCCGCGACGGGCGATCTGAGCAGATCGAGATACCATAGGGCGATTCCTGACTGAATGAGACAACAACGAATAACGCGCGGAGGAGAGGCAAGGCCGACTGCGGCAAGAAGGTCGAGGGAGGGCTTTCATGGTGCAGAGCAGCACGATGAAGCGCTGGTAACCTTCATGCGGGGTTAGGGTTACGAAAAGGTATGGGAGGCGCGGATGGGAGATATCGGCGCTATCCTAGGAAAGATCGTACGCCCGAGATGCTGTTTACTATCAAATTGAAAAGAAATCACAGAAAAAACATCACAGGTGGCAATGTGATGTGGTAAACAGCCCCGCAAATTGGCTAGAGACCCGCTTAGAGTTCGCTCAGGGCCCGTTATTTCTTTTTCGAGCGTTTGATGTAGGGACGAAATTCCCAGCGGTTTTCCCATTCGCTCAGGTAAGGTTCGTAACGAGGATCTTCTGTCCACGAGTGAGGCTCAGGGTCGGCCTCGTTAAGTCTACCTTCGGCGTAGTCTTTTCCCGCGAAGCTTGCTTCCACGGCTTCGTTCCACGCTTTGTAGCCTGCTTTCAGCTTGGCAAGCATCTCAGGCTTCTCGCGGGCGAGATTCGTCTCTTCATGGGGATCGGACTTCAAGTGGTAAAGCTCGAAGGCGGCTCCTTGATCTCGTTTCGTGGTGACCAGCTTCCAGTCGTTGTCGACCCAGGCCGCTTGCTTCTGGAATCGAAACGGAATCGGTCGCACGCGCGACCCGACTTCCTCATTCAGAAGTGGCTTCAAGCTGACACCGTCCAAAGGCTGCACAAAGACATCTTCCGGCAACGCCAGAATATCGGCGACCGTCGGAAACAGATCCATCGTGCACGCAGGATATTCGGTGATACGAGGCTGAATGACCGAAGGCCATTCGATGATGGCCGGAACACGCAAGCCACCTTCATAAACGGTTCCCTTGTTGCCACGCAGTCCACCGACCGTGTCAGGTTCGATGCGTGGCAAGCCGCCGTTGTCGCTGCAAAAGACAAGCAGCGTATTGTGGGCGATCTCCAGTTCGCGCAGGGCAGACCGAAGCGTGCCGATGCTGCGGTCCATCGCGGCGAGTTCGCCATAGTGGTTCTCGGAGTCGACCTTCAAGTTACCGAACGGAACTTTGTCGTCGTCCAGTGCTTTGAAAGGACTGTGCGGCGTGCCATACCAGATAACCGTGAACATCGGCTCGCCACCATCTTTGTGCTTCTTCAAGAACTCAATCGCCTCGGCCACGATGATGTCGGACGAATCTCCCTTCTTCTGCTCAAACTCGCCATTACGGCTCATCAGTGGATCGAGATCGAAGAAGTTGGTGACCGAAAGCCATTCGTCAAAACCGAAGTGACCTGGGCTGTAAGGATCGTCTTTCAAGATCGGAGCCCCTGGGCCGCGCAGGCCATCTAGGTGCCACTTACCGAAGTGACCAGTGACGTAACCGGCGTCTTTCAACGCTTGAGCAATTGTCTTTTCCTGATGCCGCAATGCGTAGCCATGCGAAAGCACACCACAGCGGTCGGGCGATCGACCGGTCAGGACGCTGGCTCGGGTCGGCGAGCAAACGCAGCAGCCTGCATAGAAGCGTTCGAATCGCAAACCGTTGTTCGCCATCGAATCGAGATTCGGGGTCTTCAAAACGGGATGATTGCGATAGCCTGTTTGTCCCCAGCCCATGTCGTCGGCCATCACGAAGATGACATTCGGCCGTGGCGGATCTTTGGCCGATGCCTCGAAGCTTAAGCAAGAGAGCAGGGCAATAGCAGCAAAGCTTAAGATCGCGAAACGAATCATGGTGTGGTTCTCAGGCAGGGAGGGATATTCGATTAACGGACCTGACCGCGACTGCGGATCTGTTTCAGTTTCTGGCTCAGCTTTTCCACGAGCTGTGGCTTCTCGCTGTAGAGATTATGCTT harbors:
- a CDS encoding sigma-70 family RNA polymerase sigma factor, whose amino-acid sequence is MPHEPSERTPLEDVAQDERYADFLAYFSADCDRLHAYIYSLLPHHADADDVFQRCSILLWKKFDTFDQQRDFLSWACGVAFYEVKNFLRTTQRDRLQFSESLLDLLAEKRQEDLSKGADHLAALRQCVKKLTEHQQQLVWKAYSGAMTTAELAAASGRSAQTLYNQLATIRRKLAQCVQMRLAATGEDA
- a CDS encoding DUF1559 domain-containing protein, which translates into the protein MVSRSAQIARRGFTLVELLVVIAIIGVLIALLLPAVQQAREAARRSQCTNNLKQIGLAVHNFHDTFGELPPSRIKYEYLGWSAVILPFMEQTSLYDQIDLKVRYKDQTTVVQQASISGYVCPSRHSPGDQTTEVQAINVDNGAVWDYASVCGPSGDNSIIRQVGREKGMIVVAKGDQNAYETQTNFASVTDGLSNTIMIGERHIHNDKLRNENTGHDGPILSGWAYTTMRAAGTDYPLAQHKRDNVGGVEHLVFGSFHPGIVNFVMGDASVQSIQVNIDETNLGRLANREDGQVIDVSF
- a CDS encoding sulfatase-like hydrolase/transferase, producing MIRFAILSFAAIALLSCLSFEASAKDPPRPNVIFVMADDMGWGQTGYRNHPVLKTPNLDSMANNGLRFERFYAGCCVCSPTRASVLTGRSPDRCGVLSHGYALRHQEKTIAQALKDAGYVTGHFGKWHLDGLRGPGAPILKDDPYSPGHFGFDEWLSVTNFFDLDPLMSRNGEFEQKKGDSSDIIVAEAIEFLKKHKDGGEPMFTVIWYGTPHSPFKALDDDKVPFGNLKVDSENHYGELAAMDRSIGTLRSALRELEIAHNTLLVFCSDNGGLPRIEPDTVGGLRGNKGTVYEGGLRVPAIIEWPSVIQPRITEYPACTMDLFPTVADILALPEDVFVQPLDGVSLKPLLNEEVGSRVRPIPFRFQKQAAWVDNDWKLVTTKRDQGAAFELYHLKSDPHEETNLAREKPEMLAKLKAGYKAWNEAVEASFAGKDYAEGRLNEADPEPHSWTEDPRYEPYLSEWENRWEFRPYIKRSKKK